In Nothobranchius furzeri strain GRZ-AD chromosome 18, NfurGRZ-RIMD1, whole genome shotgun sequence, a single genomic region encodes these proteins:
- the pomt2 gene encoding protein O-mannosyl-transferase 2: protein MAKEECLSQRIKLRDTYTLRNRKIYQSSEQIEQSTGSKGKKSQTTLSKDKNQFSNGSTAPFPTRGSGGFPRKVVLMLVVGLSFATRLYKITEPSHVCWDETHFGKMGSYYINRTLFFDVHPPLGKMLIGLAGYMTGYDGTFPFLKPGDKYEHHVYWGMRGFCAVLGSFLPVFAYHIVLELSQSHNAALITATLLIFDTGCITISQYILLDPILMFFIMAAVLSMVKFSQQRCRPFTAPWWLWLLLCGVSLAGALGVKFVGLFVILLVGLNTIWDLWRLLGDVNLSLMDVAKHFLARVVGLILLPLILYVTIFAVHFAVLNKSGPGDGFFSSAFQSRLIGNNLHNASMPEYLAYGSVVTVKNLRIAGGYLHSHWHLYPEGVGVKQQQVTAYLHKDYNNLWLVHKQDYNDSQSGTPDLVRHGDVIRLEHKETTRNLHSHHHQAPLTKKHFQVTGYGINGTGDANDLWQVEVCGGRKGDLVKVLRSKVRFLHKATGCVLFSSGKTLPKWGWEQVEVTCSPYLKETPSSQWNIEDHINPKLPNISLSVLKPSFLEVLLESHIVMIKGNSGLKPKDNEMNSKPWHWPVNYQGLRFSGVNDTEYRVYLLGNPVVWWINLASLGLYLTMVAVASTAIQRGLPLGQKRIELSCVLTRGGGLLLLGWLLHYVPFFTMSRVLYYHHYFPAMLFSSMLTGVTVDIFLRSADLLLRPPYSDWLQRGALMVLLFSLLYSFYLFHPLSYGMTGPLAHEAGGAMSGLKWMDSWEF from the exons ATGGCAAAAGAAGAATGCCTTTCTCAGAGGATCAAATTAAGAGACACTTACACGCTTCGAAACAGGAAAATCTACCAATCATCAGAACAAATCGAACAATCTACAGGGTCAAAGGGCAAAAAGAGTCAAACAACGTTGTCAAAAGATAAAAATCAGTTCTCCAACGGGTCAACTGCTCCATTTCCAACCAGAGGAAGTGGTGGCTTCCCTAGAAAAGTGGTGCTGATGCTGGTGGTGGGGCTGTCTTTCGCCACTCGCCTCTACAAAATAACAGAGCCTTCTCATGTGTG CTGGGATGAAACTCACTTTGGAAAAATGGGAAGCTACTACATCAACAGAACACTCTTTTTTGATGTGCATCCTCCTCTTGGAAAA ATGCTGATTGGACTTGCTGGTTATATGACTGGCTATGATGGCACCTTTCCTTTCCTAAAACCTGGAGACAAATATGAGCACCACGTTTACTGGGGGATGAGAGGA TTTTGTGCTGTTCTGGGGTCGTTTCTCCCAGTCTTTGCCTACCACATCGTTCTGGAGCTGTCTCAGTCTCACAATGCTGCTCTCATCACTGCTAccttgctaatatttg ACACTGGCTGCATCACCATCTCTCAGTACATCCTACTCGATCCCATACTTATGTTCTTCATCATGGCAGCTGTGCTGAGCATGGTGAAGTTCAGCCAGCAGAGATGCAG ACCttttactgccccctggtggctgTGGCTCCTGCTGTGTGGGGTTAGTCTTGCTGGGGCTCTTGGGGTGAAGTTCGTGGGTCTGTTTGTCATCCTTCTGGTTGGGCTAAACACAATCTGGGACCTCTGGAGACTTTTGGGAGATGTGAATCTTTCCCTG ATGGATGTTGCAAAGCACTTCCTGGCCCGGGTTGTTGGACTCATCCTGCTTCCTCTCATCCTTTATGTTACAATATTTGCGGTTCACTTTGCTGTGTTAAACAAAAG TGGACCAGGTGATGGTTTTTTTAGCTCCGCCTTCCAGTCTCGTCTAATCGGAAACAACCTGCACAACGCGTCCATGCCTGAGT ACCTGGCGTACGGTTCCGTCGTCACAGTGAAAAATCTCCGTATAGCAGGAGGTTATTTACATTCCCACTGGCATTTATATCCAGAAGGAGTCGGAGTGAAGCAGCAGCAG GTCACGGCTTACCTCCATAAGGACTATAACAACTTGTGGCTGGTTCACAAACAGGATTATAATGACT CTCAGTCTGGGACTCCTGATCTGGTTCGTCATGGTGACGTCATCCGACTGGAGCACAAAGA AACAACCCGTAACCTCCACAGTCACCATCATCAGGCTCCTCTGACCAAGAAACACTTCCAGGTCACAGGCTATGGAATT AATGGAACAGGGGACGCTAACGACCTGTGGCAGGTGGAGGTGTGTGGAGGTCGGAAAGGTGACCTGGTGAAAGTGCTGCGAAGTAAAGTTCGTTTTCTGCACAAAGCTACCGGCTGTGTGCTCTTCTCCTCTGGGAAGACCCTTCCAAAGTG GGGCTGGGAGCAGGTGGAAGTAACCTGCAGCCCATACCTGAAGGAGACTCCAAGCTCTCAGTGGAACATTGAGGATCATATTAATCCCAAAT TGCCCAACATCAGTCTGTCTGTGCTGAAGCCCAGTTTCCTAGAAGTCCTGCTGGAGTCACATATAGTAATGATAAAG GGTAATAGTGGTTTGAAACCCAAAGACAATGAAATGAACTCTAAACCGTGGCACTGGCCAGTTAACTACCAG GGACTGAGGTTTTCAGGAGTTAATGATACAGAGTACCGTGTTTACCTGCTGGGAAACCCT GTGGTTTGGTGGATAAATCTGGCCAGTTTAGGGCTGTATCTCACCATGGTGGCGGTGGCGTCTACAGCCATTCAAAGGGGGTTGCCTCTGGGACAAAAAAGGATCG AGCTTTCATGTGTGCTCACGAGGGGAGGGGGTCTCCTGCTCCTGGGCTGGCTGCTGCACTACGTCCCCTTCTTCACTATGAGCCGAGTCCTCTACTATCACCACTACTTCCCTGCAATGCTCTTCAGCAGCATGTTGACAG GAGTTACAGTAGACATCTTTTTAAGAAGTGCCGATCTGCTGCTTCGACCTCCTTATTCTGACTGGCTGCAGCGAGGCGCGCTGATGGTGCTCCTGTTTAGTCTTCTCTACAG CTTCTACCTGTTCCATCCGCTCTCCTATGGCATGACTGGTCCTCTAGCGCATGAGGCGGGCGGCGCCATGTCTGGCCTAAAGTGGATGGACTCCTGGGAGTTCTGA